The genomic window CTTCTAGAGGCTCCCTTGCACATGAGaagtcacttttctcttgctgcttttaagattctctCTATACTTACTACCACTAAattctacacttaaaaatggtataatctgttatgtatattttgccacaataaaaacaTTGGAAAGAGGTACCATAGAAGAGTATATTACATGCACCATAGGCTGGAAAACATTTTCAGAGATTAGGCTATTCTCAGTAACTCACATATCTAGTTCTGGTAAACACTGATTGATTTAAACAAATATCAATGAACAAAGTATTACATGCACCGCGTGCAGCTAAACAGTGTTTCGCTGACATAACACTAGTACCTAGATCTGATAAACTATCTAAACAGGCATCACTGAAACTATACTACAGAAAACACAGAATGCTAACCACAGTATTTCCAAGAGTCAACGCTACACCTGGGCAATCTTGCACCTATCTCTGTTAAACACAGGGTTTGAACTTGGAACAACAAAGAATGTAGTACCTGCACCACACACTTCTTAAAACAGggttttggccgggtgtggtggctcacgcctgtaattccagcactttgggaggctgaggcaggaggatcacctgaggtcaggagctcgagaccagcctggccaacatggtgaaaccccgtctctactaaaaatacaaaaattagctgggtgtggtggcagacgcccgtaatcccagctactcaggaggctgaggcaggagaatcgcttgaacctgggaggcagaggttgcagtgatccgagaccacaccattgcactccagcctgggttgcaagagcaaaactccatctcaaaataaataaataaataaataaacagggtTTCATAgggaaaacactatgctaagtcaTTCACAAACCTATTTCTAATAAACACAGATAGTGAACATGCATTAAAGAAGGCTATCTTAGATGAGCCACACCCTGCTAAACACATCGATTCTCAAAGATAATGCAAGGCTCATTCACTCATGGTAGACCTAACTGTTaaacttaacatttaaatatgtatCACAGAAGATGGTAGTACCTGAACCTCATGCTTCTAAATGGAATGCTTCACCAAGGTAGCATTATTCTCAATCACTCATGCATCTGCCTCACTTCAGTACGGAGCAAATATGTATCAGTGAACAATGTGCCACGTGCGCTATACACggccaaacacagtggctcatacaGTTAACACAAGGTGTGGTCAATCACTGACAGAATGGGAATGAGGAATGTGTCCCACTCTCTCAGCTGTTGTATTATATCATACAAGGTGCAGTGACTAAGTTCATTCATGAACCCAGCTCTCttaaacacagaaattaaacacATATATGGGATACAGCACACAGTGTGATTTGTGTCTGCATCTCCCTCGTGCATgttgtatatttcatataatgtAGGTACAAAATGTAACTTTGGTCTTCACCCGCATCAGCTATCATCTATCACAGGTTACATAGCGACATAATACAACTCAGTTCTGCATCCCCCTCTGCTATCATATGGTATCATGTGTGACAATGTGACCCGAGGTGAGTAATGACTATCCCCTCTCACCTGCTGTATGGTGTCATAAGTGACATTTGTGACTCACATACACTGTGAATCAGGCCTGCAACCCTTCTGTCAGTTGTTGCATGATACTGTATGTGCCATAGTGACATAATGCAACTGAGGTCTGGGCTCCTTGATGTCATATAATATCATAAGTGACATGGTGTGAACAAGGCTGCCTCCCCCTCTTGGGTTATCATTGGCTATCATATAGGACATAGTGATACAAAGTGACAAGTGTGTGTCCCCCTCAAGTGTTATATATCACATGTGACATAGAGTAAGGTGAGCCTGAGTCCTTCTCTTGGTTGtcctagattattttattttatttttttgagatacagtctcactctgtccccaaggctggagtgcagtggtgcaatctcagctcactgcaacctctgcctcctgggttcaagcaattctcctgcctcaggtgccTGAGCAGtggggaccacaggcgtgcaccacctcacccagctaattttgtatttttagttacaCAGTAACAAATGTGACTGAGGTCTACCTGCGCTCTCAGCTGATGCTGGCACCTTTATTGCCTAGGTGTTTAATGCTTCTCAGGTCTGCATCCTATCTCCCGTCACACACTCTCATATGCTATGTAGGATGAGGACACAGCTGACACACTTAGTCACTGCACCTTGTATGATATAATACAACAGCTGAGAGAGTGGGACACATTCTTCATTCCCATTCTGTCAGTGTAACATAGCATATAGCAGCTGAGAACGGGGTACATCCCTGACTCACATGATGTCACAATGTCACATATGATATCATAAGTCATCCAgtgggctaggcacggtggctgacacctataatccccacactttgagCCTGCCAAAGTGCCTTTTTTTGTGCCTTTCACATAAAGACTATGACACAGCTAAGCTATTCATGTACTAATAAATACCTGCCCTGAGCTGTGTGACCACGGACACCACCCTATAATGTGGCCAGTGTGTAGGAACTCTGCAGGCTCAGATCATTCCAGACATACATGCAGATGTTGGAACTCCCTTGCACAGTGACTCATGATCCCAAGGCTGAGTGCTGAGGGCAGGTCAGTAGTTCAGAGCCTCAGCATTGGGGCCGTATGCTTGGGTTCCCATCTTGGCtcccacactttgggagcccgaggtgggtagatcgcttgagctcaggcattcgagaccagcctgggcaacatggtgaaaccctgtttctactaaaaatacaaaaatttgccaggcgtggtggtgtgtgtctgcattcccagctactcaggaggctgaggtgggaggatggcttgagctgaggaagcagaggctgcagtgaactgccCTGCTGAGAGTGGAGCTCCTGCTCAGCTCCTAGGAAGGCAAGAGCCAGCAAGGCCACTGCCCAGGCCCCCGAGGGTTCTAGGGGGTCCCATCCCTGGGAAGGTggaatctgggaggtgagggggacCTAGGACCCCATTGTGTGCACAGCTTGGGCTAAGGCATGAGATAAGACCAGGGTGACATTACAGGAGTATCCAAGAACTGACTTCACCTAACTTCTGCATTTGACTTCCCATCCCCAATGTGGGTAGGGCCCTGCCCTCTGGCGATTGGAAAGAGGCGCAGGGTGCAAAGAAGTCCCCTCCTCTGACCTCCTGCAGGGCTCCGTCTTGGCCTGGATCCGCAGGGGGGCCtgggcaggagggaggctgtggTCTTGGGATGGGGTGGCAGTTCCAGGCCCACAGCGGGGCAAGAGACATCCTACACCTTCCTCCCATCCTTGCCCCGAAAGTCATGGGCGCTGGGGTTCAAGGTGCCCTCACTATTTGACCTTTCTTGCTGGTGGCTTTGGTGTGTCATTCTGGTCCCCAGCCTCTGTTTCCTGGACTgtaagtggggataataataggtCACCCCTCCCCTGCAGGATTAACCTCAGCGATTGTTGCTGGCATCAGTGCAGCCCTGGGACCAGAGCACACCTGGGTGAGTTTGGAGCGCTCGCGCTCTTCCTGGTGGCCCTGCCTGGGCACTGACCCCTCCCATCCTCTCCTCAATAGCCACGCCCCTAGCCCAGCTAGctaatgaataaatatgtagTAGCCAGGCCAGCATCCTGGCTCCGCGGTCTAGCCACTTTCTAGTCCTTCCTAGCTGCGGCTGCCACTGAGCCACGCACGCCCCTGGCATCATGCTCGCCTTGCGGTGCAGCTGGTGTGGTGCAGACTCTGAGAGTGAGCACCAGGACTCTTCCCGTCTGGTCTCCAATCTACCCTCTTGCCATGCTCCACCACCCCTTAGGTCTTGccactgggagtggggagggactgGGGAGAGAAAATACTGGGGTAGGGGTGACAGGAGAGAAGGTTCTTCACTGGCCTCCCCTGGCCTAAGCCCCTGGCCTACTTCATTCTTGGACCCCAGCTGATGGGATGGGGCTTGGAGAGGGCCCAGATGACTGgcctctcagctcagcctcctgccCACTGTCTCTATAGGTGCCTGGTGCTACGACTCCCAGGACCCCAAGTGTGGTGAGGACAGAGTGTCATGTGAGGCTGAGTGAGATCAGTCTGTGTCCTGGGACCACCAGAGCATGTGCCAGTGGTGCAAGAGTGGCCAAGAGACAGTCTGCACCCTGCACTCTGTGGCCTTTGCAGGTTTCTGTCTGTAGTCGTCTGCCCCAGTAGACTGACTGGGCATCAGGTGCAAGTGTGTGACTGTCCCCCTGTGTGTGAGTCTGGGCCTGCTGTGATCGCCGGTCCCGAGTCAGTCAAGGCTGGTGTGCCTGTTACTGTGGCCAGCCCAAGTGTGTGCAGGTGATAGAGGTCCCAGTGTGGGTGTGCAACTGTGTGCCAGAGACTCTTTTGCCTTCATCTCACCATGGGGCAGCCAACCGGGAGACTAGATGGATAGGCCAGATGCAGGGTACAAGAGAAGGGGGATGCTGTGACCTGTTCAGGTGTGGGGGAAGCAGGGAGCTGGGTTTCCTGAGGCTGGGCTATCCTCTGGGTGTATGGGGGCCACTCTCTGCTGCACCCCCAGGCTGCCTCcctgaccccacccccaccccaaaggcCCCAGTCCTTGTTCCAGCAGTCCCCACCCACTGGAAGAAGCTGGCCCCTGCCTGTGGGGGCCCAGGCCAGTCCCTCATCGACATTGACTTTCACAGGGTCCGGCGGAACTCTACCCTAGGGCCCTTCATCTTCCGAGGCTATGACTCAGCACCTCCAGGCCCTTGGACCCTGGAGAATGACAGCCACACAGGTCAGCACCCTGTGGTCAGGACCCCTCCTAGGCAGGAGCAGGAGCCCCACACAGGGCATGAGAGCTCCTGAGTGTACACAGGGACCAGGACCCCCTACACACGGGAGCTGAGACACCCTACAGGGCCAAAAACCCTCCACAGGGGCTAGCTTCACAGGAAAGGAGCATCCTCACACAGCAGTCCAGATGCGCCCTCTGTGTAGGTGCCAGGTCCCACCCTACAAATCACAACCAGCCATGGCCCCTGAGGACCAGGAGTCAGGGTCTCTGGCAGGGCCAGGATCCCTGACCACACACAGCTGGGCTCAGAGCCCCACCCCAGGAGGGCTGCCCTCTGCCTTCTTCCATGCCATGCTGGGTGTGTGGGGGAGGGTTTCCCCTGCAGTCTGTGGAACTCTGCTCTGCTGACCAGCAGGAGCCATGGACACCATGGGTTCCATTCCATGGAGGCAATGGGGCCCCACTGGGGAGCAGCCTGGCCTGAGGAAGGGCCTCTGCTCGTACCCTGTGCCCTAATGGCACAAGGTGGGCAGGTGGTGAGGTAGAGAGGGTGTCGTGTGCCTCCTCCCCTTCATTGCTACTCTGAATGGACACTGATCCTCAGAACCACCTGGAGatttgggaggctgggctgcTGTTGCCTGTCTACCGCGCACTGCGGCTGCACAtcagctgggggcggggggggccCGAGGCGAGCAGACTCGGAGCACAGCCTGGACAGGCAGCGCCAGGCTATGGAGGTAGACTTGGGCACAAGGTGGGGTGGCCGGAGTGCTCCCACGGAGATGAGAGAGAGCAAGGTGGGGGCAGCTGGGTATCTCCCACATCTGTGCCTACCCCCAGATGCATGTGGTCCACAGTAACACAAAGTACCAGAGCATGGAGGAGGCACCACGCCACGGTGATGGGCTCGAGTGCAGGCCCTGCTGCTGGAGTTGCTGCTGGCGGTGAAGGCAGGGCTGTGATTCTATGTATGTTTCCAAAAAAGGGGTTCATGGGGATCCTGGAAGTGGACAGGCTAGGCCTGTGGAGTCCATGGGGGGATCTCTAGGGTCTATAGGATCTGTAGGAGGATAGGGCGGTGGGAATGCCTGAATCGGCAGGGCCAGTGGCGGCGAGAACCCTCCACCCCATTTCCCAGATGCCAGATGCCTCCTGCCACTGGGAACCTCCTGCTTAGAGTACCCCAGCTGAGTTCCCTCTTCAGAGACTCCCCCACTCAGAACCCCTTGCACTTGGAGCCCCTCCCAGGAGCAGGACTGTAGCAACACCAACTTCTGCGCCATAGTGTCGGGCTTGAGGAAAGTGCCTGAGCCAGGTGAGGAGCCACCGGGTCGTTTTCCGGCTCAGGGGCGGGGGGTTTGCTGGGGATGGCACCAGCAGGGCACGGGGAGGCTGGTTCCAATCCCCCTCCCTCTGCCGCCCAGGGCTCTCAGTGAATCTGAGGTCCACCTTCCTGCTGGCGTCGATGCGGCCCAACACCTCGAGCTACTGTCGCTTCGCTGGGTCACTGACCCCGCCTGACTGCGAGCCCACGGTGCTCTGGACCGTCTTCGAGGACCCCATACCCATCCGGTGGGTGCAGGTGGAGCCACCGTTCCCCCTCGCCCCCCACACCCCTCCCCGGGCCTTGCCTGGCTCCTCCCGCAGGCGCTGCCCCTCTCCCACCCCGTTTTGATCTCTTTGCCCTGCACCCTCAGATGACCCTGTTCCACAGCGTGCCCCAGGCTGGACCCTCCCACTTTCACCCCATACCGCTCACGGGTAACTTCCGCCCACagcagcctctttttttttttgagacggggtcttgctgtgtcgcccaggctggagtgcagtgttggaatctcagctcactgcaagctccgcctcccgggttcatgccattctcctgcctcagcctcctgagtagctgggactacaggcgcccgccatcacgcccggctaattttttgtatttttagtagaaacggggtttcaccgtgttagccaggatggtctcgatctcctgacctcgtgatccgcccgcctcggcctcccaaagtgctgggattacaggcgtgagccaccgcgcctggcccacagcaGCCTCTTAAGGGGCACGCAGTCTTGGCCTCCCCCAGAGCCTCGGTCCCCGCAGCAGCCCCCCGCTCTTCCCCCACCCTAGCAGGTGTGCACTGCGCTCTGATGCGCCTGGGGCTCAGCTTGTGGTTCTGTCAACCGTGGGCGACCCTCCatgtgaaataatgaaataatgcacAGAGTGACCTTAGCCTAATGTGGCCTGGAGGGGGTGGGTGCGTGACCCGGCGCGGTCCCCCACTGCAAGAGGGGCATTTCCTGCCCTAATCCCACTGAGGCCTCAGTGTGCCTGTCTGTTCCGTGGGAGCCCTCTGAGTGACCCTCTCCTACCTCAGCAGAACCCGGGCCTCTCCAGGTTCCTCTCAGAGGGAGAAGGGCCCCCACCCTCATCCTATACATTGTGTCTGAATCCCCTGGTCAGATGGAAGGAGAACATCTAGCAGTCAGAAATTCCACCATTAGGCCaagattacattattttattttaaaactaagctGGGTGGCCAACCCAGGGACACCGTGCTCTGCTAAATGATGACTCCAGCTACATTTCCCGAGGCCAAGAGATGAGAAGCTGCTGGCTCCAGGCTCCGCTGCAGGCTGCCCTGGCTGAGCGGGTGCTGGGCACCGCGGAGGGCTGCCTGGTGCTCTGAAGCCATGCCCCAGTGCCTCCCTGGGAGTTCTGCTGTGGAGTCTGTGTGGAGGGTGACTCTGGAGAGATGTTTGTGTCCCGGTGGCTGCCTGTGGTCTGGCTAAGTAAAGGGGTGAGTATTCTTGGTGTCACTGTCCAAAGCAAAGTTGTGTCCACGGGACACAGACTAGGTGAGGCTCTGTGTCCAGGTGATGCTGTCCAGTGAGAGGGGGTTGCAGTCAGAGTGAGGCTGACCGGAGGCCGCTGTCCAATTGGTGCCGTGTGGAATGTGATTACATACTGGTTGACACCGTCCTGAGGGCCATCACCAGCTGCGTGTCTCAGCCGCCCTGTGTCCCTGGGTTCTGTGCCCTTGTGTGTGGTTTGACACTATTCCAGTGCGTGGAGACCCTGCCTCGTCACTGAGACcttgaaagaaaaagaacctgCAGTCACCCCAAGGAAGAGGAGTCTCGGCTGTTCCCCTGGAGGCTGACCCAGCCCTGGCCCAAAGGCTGACCCAGACCCAAGGCCCAAAGGCCCAGCTCTAAGGTCCAAAGGGGCTCCACCCTGTTCTCTAGCCGGACTCAGTCTCTCGCAAGGACCCCGGCTCCCAGCCGCACTCCCCAGACGCACGTGGCCCACCCTCCGCCCGTCCCGCGCCCACCCCCTCCCTCCAGTACCGGAGCCCTAACTGGCGGCACCCGGGCACCCTTCTGACTCAGAGCCACGCTACACGAGGGGGACCGATCTGCTCACTTGCCCCGTCCTGGGGGTACCAGAGTAGCCAGCGCGACGCCTTCCGCACCTCGCCTAGGCTGCCCTTGTGCGGCCGCCCTCAGTCCCCGCCACCTTGCGGGGCCCCAGGCGGCACTGGCATCTTCTTGTGGTTCTTCCTGACCGGGGCTCGGTGCGCTCCGCATTCTGCTGGGCCGTCCGGGGCGTCGTCTGCGGGCCTGGAGGCGGCGACCAGGGCGCTCACGGTGCCGAGCGTCCGCAGCAGGGTCGGGCCGCGGGGCGTGGCGCGGGGGACGGCGCGGGGCTCGCGGCGGGCAGGCGgggacggcggcggcggcggcagcagcgcgCGCAGAGCGTCCAGCTCCGCTCGAAGCTCCGCGCGCAGCGCCTCAATCTCGGCGCCCAGCTCCTCGCGCACTGCCGCGAGTCCCTCCTGCAGCCGCCGCTCGCTGACCTCCAGGACCCCCGCCGGGTAGGTGGCCCTGCCGCGGGGCTCCCCGCATACTGAGCACACGGAGCCGCGGCTGTGCGCGCCGGTCCTCTCGCCCGCGCCCGCCGCCCCGGCCCCCGCACGCTCCACCAGCTTCAGCAGCCGCGGCACCTCGGACCGCGAAGCCGCTTCGGCCCGGAGCTGGCCGAGCAGGCGAGCCAGCCGGCCCGGGGCTCGGGCGTCTTCCTGGCCCGGCCCATTGGATTGCGGCCCCGGGTCCCGCCGGCGGCCCGTGACGCGCCGCAGCACCTCGCTGGCTCTGTACGCACTACGCGCCTGGGCCCACGGGCGGCCGGGCGTCGCCATCCGCCCTGCTGCCTCCACCGCCGCCAGCGCCCGGGATGGCCGGGAGCCCCAGGCTGCAGCCTAGCCATCGCTGGGGCCCAGGCGACGCACCGTGGAGGGGGCCCGCGGGACGGCTTTGGGAACGACCAAAGCCCTGGGGGTTCCGGCCTGGGGCGCAGGGAACCCTGGCAGGGCTGGGTCCCGGGCAGCCCGGTTCCCCGGGGACCCTGCGGGAACAACGACGTTGTGGGCAGGTCCTCACAAAGGGCATGGCCCAGTTTCTGGGCATAGGTGACATGGAGCATCGCCAGCCAAAGACCAGGCACCACCCGCTAGACACGAGTCAGGAACTGAGCTCACATTTTACACTAGAAGCTACTGTCTCCATCATAGTCAAGGGAAGGCCAGGAGTGGTCATGGACCCCACAGCCCTTTTCAATGGCTCAGGGCGACGTCCTTCCATGTAGTCCAGGCCATTATCTCCTCACCCTGTCCCCTAGTCCACACAGCTGGAGGAATCCATCCAGGTGGCATCTCCAGCCCCAAGCTGCTGGTCCTTCCATGCGAGCTCTTCAGGGTCTCCCTTACTCTCCAAGGTGGCCCGCCTAGGGCCTCTGGAAATCCCTGGCCATCTCaagctgggttttttgttttgttttgtttttataaacaggatcttgctgtgttgcccaggctggagtgcagtggtgcaatcatagctcactgcagcctccatctcctgggctcaagcgatcctcccacctcagtctgctgagtagatgggactacaagcgtgcaccaccatgcccggctttttttatttttatttttatttattttattttatttatttattttttttgtagtgatagggtctcactgtgtttcccaggttggtcttgaactcctggcctcaagtgatcctcctgtcttggcctcccaaagtgctgggattacaggcatgagccaccatgtccaagCCTGTCTGTGTCTTTAACCTCCTCTAATCCAACAGTCTTCTTCATCCTTCTGGGTCTTTGCACAGTTCctctccccccaacccctgccattTTCCTGGTGGCTCTCACTTTTCCCACTTAGATAGGGAAATGTTCCATGACCACCCCATCCCACACTGGGGACCTCGAGCCCCTCCTCCACAGCACCCTTCACAGTTGTATTTAAATGACTCTGTTTTCCATCCACCCACTGTGGGGTCTCTGAGCCCAGGGCTGGGTCATTTCTCCTGGGCCGAGTGTGGCACTAAGCATGCTGAGTGCTAGCCTGCACAGAGGCCAGGCCCGGGTGGGCCCCAGGACACAGCTGTCAGTGGCTGTCTTGCCATGGAGTGAGTGGATGAATCAGCAGGGCTGGGATCCTCTCCCATTTTACAGTaggaggctggggagaggagcTGGCCAGC from Homo sapiens chromosome 22, GRCh38.p14 Primary Assembly includes these protein-coding regions:
- the FAM246A gene encoding protein FAM246A, with the translated sequence MATPGRPWAQARSAYRASEVLRRVTGRRRDPGPQSNGPGQEDARAPGRLARLLGQLRAEAASRSEVPRLLKLVERAGAGAAGAGERTGAHSRGSVCSVCGEPRGRATYPAGVLEVSERRLQEGLAAVREELGAEIEALRAELRAELDALRALLPPPPPSPPARREPRAVPRATPRGPTLLRTLGTVSALVAASRPADDAPDGPAECGAHRAPVRKNHKKMPVPPGAPQGGGD